The following proteins are encoded in a genomic region of Natrinema sp. DC36:
- a CDS encoding 16S ribosomal RNA methyltransferase A: protein MRDPDGLIARAGVRGDPDRDQHFLVDDRVLDRLPTYLTEIDADTSHLLEIGGGTGALTDRLLAVGDEATVIERDRELVQFLREEFADEIDAGNLTVIEGDALEVDLPEFTASVSNLPYGVSSQIAFRLFPEKKPLVLMFQQEFAERMVAEPDTSEYGRLSVSSQHYADIELVESIPKEAFSPPPAVQSAVVRAVPREPDYAVEDEEFFLRFVKALFTQRRKTIRNAIRNTGHISGLSEPEAVVDAADEDVLRKRAGAMAPAEFAALAQLARDVGEPTDD, encoded by the coding sequence ATGAGAGATCCAGACGGACTGATCGCCCGGGCGGGCGTCCGCGGCGATCCGGACCGCGACCAGCACTTCCTCGTCGACGACCGGGTGCTGGATCGGCTGCCAACCTACCTCACTGAGATCGACGCCGACACGAGCCACCTGCTCGAGATCGGCGGCGGAACGGGCGCGCTGACCGACCGATTGCTCGCGGTCGGCGATGAAGCCACAGTCATCGAGCGGGACCGCGAACTCGTCCAATTCTTGCGCGAGGAGTTCGCCGACGAGATCGACGCCGGGAATTTGACCGTCATCGAGGGCGACGCGCTCGAGGTCGACCTCCCCGAGTTTACCGCGTCGGTGTCGAACCTCCCCTACGGCGTCTCGAGCCAGATCGCCTTCCGACTGTTTCCGGAGAAGAAGCCGCTGGTCTTGATGTTCCAACAGGAGTTCGCCGAGCGGATGGTCGCTGAGCCCGACACGTCGGAGTACGGCCGGCTCTCGGTCTCGAGCCAGCACTACGCGGATATCGAACTCGTCGAGTCGATCCCGAAGGAGGCGTTTTCGCCGCCGCCGGCCGTCCAGAGCGCGGTGGTTCGAGCGGTCCCGCGAGAACCCGATTACGCGGTCGAGGACGAGGAGTTCTTCCTGCGATTCGTCAAGGCCCTGTTCACCCAGCGCCGGAAGACGATCCGGAACGCGATCAGGAACACGGGTCACATCTCCGGACTCTCGGAGCCGGAGGCGGTCGTCGACGCGGCGGACGAGGACGTGCTCCGGAAGCGGGCCGGCGCGATGGCACCGGCGGAGTTCGCCGCGCTGGCCCAGCTCGCGCGGGACGTCGGAGAGCCGACCGACGACTAA
- a CDS encoding NCS2 family permease, with protein MGAFETLAAYFGFDEHDTDLGTETVAGITTFLAMSYIIVVNPLILSEAIALEGYDAGEVQQMIAVATILASAVAIFVMAFWANRPFGLAPGMGLNAFFAFTVVIGLGVPWQVALAAVFVEGIIFIALTAVGARKYIIELFPEPVKFAVGAGIGVYLLFLGLQEMQIVVDHPDTLVTLGNVATSAVAALSVVGLALMLILHARGTRGSIVIGILATAVAGWVLTVAGVVSPGTLVPATTYDQISSDGILSLIANVQYDFTPLAAGFVDGLGMITDDPLVFALVVFTFFFVDFFDTAGTLIGVSQIGGFLDEDGDLPEIEKPLMADAIGTTLGAMVGTSTVTTYIESSTGVEEGGRTGFTALVVGLLFVLSLLIVPLIGAIPQYASYLALVVVGIIMLQGVTDIDWQDPAWAISAGLTITVMPLTASISNGLAAGIISYPIVKAATGETEDVSVGQWVLAAAFILYFAVFFAVDAGMVSF; from the coding sequence ATGGGGGCATTCGAGACACTCGCGGCGTACTTCGGGTTCGACGAACACGATACCGACCTCGGGACGGAAACGGTCGCGGGAATAACGACGTTCCTCGCGATGTCGTACATCATCGTCGTCAATCCGCTCATTCTCAGCGAGGCGATCGCGCTCGAGGGCTACGATGCCGGCGAAGTCCAGCAGATGATCGCCGTCGCGACGATCCTCGCGTCGGCGGTCGCCATCTTCGTCATGGCGTTCTGGGCCAACAGACCGTTCGGCCTCGCGCCCGGGATGGGGCTGAACGCGTTCTTCGCGTTCACGGTCGTCATCGGCCTCGGCGTCCCGTGGCAGGTCGCGCTCGCGGCCGTTTTCGTGGAAGGGATTATTTTCATCGCGCTGACGGCGGTCGGCGCGCGGAAATACATCATCGAACTGTTCCCCGAACCCGTCAAGTTCGCGGTCGGGGCCGGGATCGGCGTCTACCTGCTCTTTCTGGGACTCCAGGAGATGCAGATCGTCGTGGACCATCCGGACACGCTCGTCACGCTGGGTAACGTCGCGACGAGCGCGGTCGCAGCGCTTTCGGTCGTCGGCCTCGCGCTGATGCTCATCCTTCACGCTCGTGGGACTCGCGGATCGATCGTCATCGGAATCCTCGCCACTGCCGTCGCCGGGTGGGTACTGACCGTCGCCGGCGTCGTCTCCCCGGGAACGCTCGTTCCCGCCACCACCTACGATCAGATCTCCAGTGACGGGATCCTGAGTCTGATCGCGAACGTCCAGTACGACTTCACGCCGCTGGCCGCCGGCTTCGTCGACGGCCTCGGGATGATCACCGACGACCCGCTCGTGTTCGCGCTGGTCGTCTTCACGTTCTTCTTCGTCGACTTCTTCGACACGGCCGGGACCCTTATCGGCGTCTCGCAGATCGGCGGATTCCTCGATGAGGACGGTGACCTCCCCGAAATCGAGAAGCCGTTGATGGCCGACGCGATCGGCACCACCCTCGGTGCGATGGTCGGAACGTCGACGGTGACGACATACATCGAATCGTCGACCGGCGTCGAGGAAGGCGGGCGAACCGGCTTCACCGCTCTCGTCGTCGGCCTCCTCTTCGTGCTCTCCCTGCTCATCGTGCCGCTGATCGGTGCCATCCCGCAGTACGCGTCGTACCTCGCGCTGGTCGTCGTCGGGATCATCATGCTACAGGGCGTCACCGACATCGACTGGCAGGATCCGGCCTGGGCGATCTCCGCCGGGCTGACGATCACGGTCATGCCGCTGACCGCGTCGATCTCGAACGGACTCGCCGCCGGGATCATCAGCTACCCGATCGTCAAAGCCGCGACGGGTGAAACCGAAGACGTCTCCGTCGGGCAGTGGGTGCTCGCCGCCGCGTTCATCCTCTACTTTGCCGTCTTCTTCGCCGTCGACGCTGGAATGGTCTCGTTCTAG
- a CDS encoding HemK2/MTQ2 family protein methyltransferase yields MGLEDRRAQEPDVYQPAEDSHLLAEAACERLEASDLVLEVGTGSGYVARQIADGTGARVIASDLNPHAVRQARSAGVETVQADLVSPFRDGAFDAVVFNPPYLPTDPENEWDDWMEHALSGGEDGRAVIDPFLANVGRVLAPGGCVFLLVSSLTGVDEVVEEAGEHGFSAVAVADESFPFETLTVLELLR; encoded by the coding sequence ATGGGACTCGAGGACAGACGCGCGCAGGAACCGGACGTCTACCAGCCCGCCGAGGACTCGCACCTGCTGGCCGAGGCGGCCTGCGAGCGACTCGAGGCGAGCGATCTCGTGCTCGAGGTGGGAACCGGCTCGGGCTACGTCGCCCGACAGATCGCCGACGGAACGGGGGCTCGCGTGATCGCGTCGGACCTGAACCCCCACGCCGTTCGTCAGGCTCGGTCGGCGGGCGTCGAGACGGTGCAGGCAGATCTCGTCTCGCCGTTTCGGGACGGCGCGTTCGACGCGGTCGTCTTCAATCCGCCGTACCTGCCGACCGATCCCGAAAACGAGTGGGACGACTGGATGGAACACGCGCTGTCGGGCGGCGAGGACGGTCGGGCCGTCATCGACCCGTTCCTCGCGAACGTCGGTCGGGTACTCGCTCCCGGCGGCTGCGTCTTCCTGCTGGTCAGCAGCCTGACGGGGGTCGACGAGGTGGTTGAAGAAGCCGGCGAGCACGGCTTCAGCGCCGTCGCCGTCGCCGACGAGTCGTTCCCCTTCGAGACGCTGACCGTCCTCGAGTTGCTCCGATAG
- a CDS encoding glutaredoxin domain-containing protein, producing MADITMYELPGCPFCAKVRSKLDDLELEYDTIEVPRSHDERTEVENVSGQTGVPVIVDEANGVDGMSESDDIVAYLEETYGNGAA from the coding sequence ATGGCAGACATCACGATGTACGAGCTTCCCGGCTGTCCGTTCTGTGCGAAGGTCCGCTCAAAGCTCGACGACCTCGAGCTCGAGTACGATACCATCGAGGTGCCGCGCTCGCACGACGAGCGCACCGAAGTCGAGAACGTCAGCGGCCAGACCGGCGTGCCGGTCATCGTCGACGAGGCGAACGGCGTCGACGGGATGAGCGAGAGCGACGATATCGTCGCGTACCTCGAGGAAACGTACGGCAACGGCGCGGCCTGA
- a CDS encoding calcium/sodium antiporter: protein MVPVGDVVLFGISVLALWIGARLLVTGASSLASAAGVSALVVGLTVVAFGTSAPEVVVSTEAALEGRGDVSVGNVVGSNVFNLGVILGLVAVISPFRVAETLLRRDALAMAASTIVAAAVLADGVVSRLDGAILLALLVGYLGALAVAIRRDTAGDGDKRRPEATDGATLPPDGQDGREVRFGLEAGRVLAGLLLVIVGGRILVDSAVGLALAAGVSEWAIGATVVAAGTSIPELVTSVVAARGDDVSIAAGNVIGSNVFNVVGVLGIAAVVRPLTVDPAVFVALAWLAALTAFATVVLATGRWLTRLEGVALVILGAGYSVASLVF from the coding sequence ATGGTGCCCGTCGGCGATGTCGTCCTGTTCGGTATCAGCGTTCTCGCCCTGTGGATCGGAGCGCGACTGCTCGTCACCGGTGCCTCGAGTCTCGCCAGCGCGGCTGGCGTCTCCGCGCTCGTCGTCGGCCTCACGGTCGTCGCCTTCGGAACCTCGGCTCCCGAGGTCGTCGTTTCGACCGAGGCCGCGCTCGAGGGTCGAGGCGACGTCTCGGTCGGGAACGTCGTCGGTTCGAACGTGTTCAACCTCGGCGTGATTCTCGGCCTCGTCGCCGTGATTTCGCCGTTTCGCGTCGCGGAAACGCTGCTCCGCCGCGACGCGCTCGCGATGGCCGCATCGACGATCGTCGCGGCCGCCGTCCTCGCCGACGGCGTCGTCTCGCGGCTCGACGGCGCGATCCTGCTCGCACTGTTGGTCGGCTATCTGGGCGCGCTCGCCGTCGCGATTCGAAGGGATACCGCTGGTGACGGCGATAAGAGGCGACCCGAGGCGACCGACGGAGCGACGCTCCCGCCCGACGGTCAAGACGGACGCGAGGTCCGGTTCGGTCTCGAGGCCGGGCGCGTCCTCGCCGGCCTGCTTCTCGTGATCGTCGGCGGACGCATACTGGTCGACTCGGCGGTGGGACTCGCCCTCGCCGCCGGGGTCTCGGAGTGGGCGATCGGCGCGACGGTCGTCGCGGCCGGGACCTCGATACCGGAACTCGTGACCTCCGTCGTGGCCGCACGCGGAGACGACGTGAGTATCGCCGCGGGGAACGTCATCGGATCGAACGTGTTCAACGTCGTCGGCGTGCTGGGGATCGCCGCCGTCGTCAGACCGCTGACCGTCGACCCGGCCGTCTTCGTCGCGCTGGCGTGGCTGGCCGCACTGACCGCGTTCGCGACGGTCGTACTCGCGACCGGGCGGTGGCTGACCCGACTCGAGGGCGTCGCTCTCGTGATCCTCGGAGCGGGGTACTCGGTCGCGAGTCTGGTGTTCTAA
- a CDS encoding PQQ-binding-like beta-propeller repeat protein has translation MPSTRRTLLTSVGATGVSVALAGCSLLSRRRGPDEPPPSGVERLPDPGNSARGANGEWSTFGCNAANTREIGDGKAPVDGVTERWRVEVSQLTYQAPVVAGGRVYQPDVDTLRVLDAAEGTELWTAEDVKRVPLLWNDVAYVSTGNAILALEAETGEQLWERKLETPGVVTTPATRAGEQLVCGAGERVVALDPADGTVRWDREDFGQVQDHPAVFMAYWFVITTRAGMVYLLDRDGMGGRRWQLPAEPTAPPSADTDLVYVNCRDGTTYALMDDGISNPTRNWTADSGWADHGIAVADGLVLVANGQELHAVDTEFGDRHWKHDIGDWRHTAPAYGRDTVFVGGDRLRALDPTPGDSPSGGPTLRFEREFAGRVGPGPVLDDGTIYVVARVDDETDALLALE, from the coding sequence ATGCCCTCCACTCGACGAACGCTACTGACGAGCGTCGGCGCGACTGGTGTGAGCGTCGCGCTCGCGGGCTGTTCACTACTCTCGCGGCGCAGAGGTCCAGATGAGCCGCCGCCGTCGGGCGTCGAACGTCTACCGGATCCCGGGAACAGCGCCCGCGGGGCCAACGGCGAGTGGTCGACGTTCGGCTGCAATGCGGCCAACACCCGCGAGATCGGTGACGGCAAGGCCCCGGTCGACGGTGTCACCGAGCGCTGGCGGGTCGAGGTCTCACAACTCACCTATCAGGCACCGGTCGTCGCCGGCGGGCGCGTCTACCAGCCTGACGTGGACACCCTTCGAGTTCTCGACGCCGCGGAGGGGACGGAACTGTGGACGGCCGAGGACGTCAAGCGGGTGCCGCTGCTCTGGAACGACGTCGCCTACGTTTCGACCGGGAACGCGATTCTCGCGCTCGAGGCCGAGACGGGCGAACAGCTGTGGGAACGGAAACTCGAGACGCCCGGTGTGGTGACGACGCCGGCGACGCGCGCCGGTGAGCAACTCGTCTGTGGCGCAGGGGAACGAGTCGTCGCGCTCGATCCCGCCGACGGGACGGTTCGGTGGGACCGCGAGGACTTCGGACAGGTCCAGGACCATCCTGCCGTCTTCATGGCGTACTGGTTCGTCATCACCACTCGAGCCGGGATGGTGTATTTGCTGGACAGGGACGGAATGGGTGGACGGCGGTGGCAACTACCTGCCGAGCCGACGGCTCCACCCAGCGCGGACACTGACTTGGTCTACGTCAACTGCAGAGACGGAACGACGTACGCGCTGATGGACGATGGGATATCGAACCCGACGCGCAATTGGACGGCCGATTCCGGCTGGGCCGACCACGGCATTGCCGTGGCCGACGGGCTCGTTCTCGTCGCAAACGGTCAGGAGCTTCACGCCGTCGATACCGAATTCGGTGATCGACACTGGAAACACGACATCGGCGACTGGCGACACACCGCGCCGGCGTACGGTCGCGACACCGTTTTCGTCGGCGGCGATCGCCTCCGCGCACTGGACCCGACGCCGGGTGACAGTCCGAGCGGGGGTCCCACGCTCCGGTTCGAGCGCGAGTTCGCGGGACGGGTCGGGCCGGGGCCGGTCCTCGACGACGGCACGATCTACGTCGTCGCGCGGGTCGATGACGAGACCGACGCCCTGCTGGCACTGGAGTGA
- a CDS encoding DNA methyltransferase — protein sequence MADDGDRHRQSRLFTDDDGEFDADRAREESLPVEDGEVIDTDDLADHQCYVEDRGIYDERNRVNDLTGKEWKYATKSVIPEGYPPAVQHDLRSEHGGQKPPRLCAELIDRFSKAGDTVLDPFAGVGGTLLGASFCEHEGTGLREAIGFEQTRRWIEIYETVLERENDERRERGEPPLAEQELRHGDCADLIEDVSDDSIGLLLTDVPYWHMDELEQTRNERQTRESKLGSFDGAAGAPDTPDAETDGRDATADADSGTSPGDRQTKAEWLDDMAGKFDRFTDAVAPDGHVVVFIGDMYREQSYEFLSADLARAIESTAPLTLAANLIWYDPTKDLHVYGYPFSFVPSMVHQNVLVFRLEDEDESDD from the coding sequence ATGGCAGACGACGGCGACCGGCACCGCCAGAGCCGCCTGTTCACGGACGACGACGGCGAGTTCGACGCCGACCGCGCGCGGGAGGAGTCCCTACCGGTCGAGGACGGCGAGGTGATCGATACCGACGACCTCGCGGATCACCAGTGCTACGTCGAAGACAGAGGGATCTACGACGAGCGCAACCGGGTGAACGACCTCACGGGCAAGGAGTGGAAGTACGCCACCAAGTCGGTGATTCCCGAGGGCTATCCCCCAGCCGTCCAGCACGACCTGCGCAGCGAACACGGCGGCCAGAAGCCCCCGCGACTCTGCGCGGAGCTGATCGATCGATTCAGCAAGGCCGGAGACACCGTCCTCGATCCCTTCGCGGGCGTCGGCGGCACCCTGTTGGGCGCGAGCTTCTGCGAACACGAAGGCACCGGCCTTCGGGAGGCGATCGGCTTCGAGCAGACCAGACGATGGATCGAGATCTACGAGACGGTCCTCGAGCGGGAGAACGACGAACGCCGCGAGCGTGGTGAACCGCCGCTGGCCGAACAGGAGCTGCGCCACGGCGACTGCGCCGACCTGATCGAGGACGTGTCCGACGACTCGATCGGCCTCCTCCTGACCGACGTCCCCTACTGGCACATGGACGAACTCGAGCAGACGCGCAACGAACGCCAGACGCGCGAGAGCAAACTGGGCTCGTTCGATGGCGCTGCCGGCGCTCCCGACACACCAGACGCCGAAACCGATGGTCGCGATGCGACCGCCGATGCCGATTCGGGGACCAGTCCCGGCGATCGACAGACGAAAGCCGAGTGGCTCGACGATATGGCGGGCAAGTTCGACCGGTTCACCGACGCCGTCGCGCCGGACGGCCACGTCGTCGTCTTCATCGGCGATATGTACCGCGAACAGTCCTACGAGTTCCTCTCGGCGGATCTCGCGCGGGCGATCGAGTCGACCGCGCCGCTGACCCTCGCGGCGAATCTGATCTGGTACGATCCCACGAAGGACCTCCACGTCTACGGCTATCCGTTCTCCTTCGTCCCCTCGATGGTCCACCAGAACGTCCTCGTCTTCCGCCTCGAGGACGAGGACGAAAGCGACGACTGA
- a CDS encoding glutathione S-transferase family protein, with product MNMLVDGEWRTDAGEYTDDDGSFERQETNFRNEIRDDPDARFQPEAGRYHLYVSSACPWAHRTLVTRALKGLEDAISVSVVDPYRDEDGWQFTPEKAGCTPDHVHGADFLRELYVRADPDATCRVTVPVLWDKQEDTIVNNESEEIMRMLDTEFHETASRDVDLYPEGYRDEVDRIIDEIYEPINNGVYRAGFATKQEPYDEAVDDLFAALDHWDEVLADQRYLAGDRLTEADIAMFTTLVRFDNVYHTHFMCNVQYVREYDNLWPYLRDLYGTSGVAQTVNMDHIKEHYYTTHPDVNPHGIVARGPALEFEAPHDRDELPGGPPSDLVAAANADD from the coding sequence ATGAACATGCTCGTCGACGGCGAGTGGCGGACCGACGCGGGTGAGTACACCGACGACGACGGCTCGTTCGAACGCCAGGAAACGAACTTTCGGAACGAGATTCGAGACGATCCCGACGCTCGATTCCAGCCCGAGGCGGGTCGGTACCACCTCTACGTCTCCTCCGCCTGCCCGTGGGCCCACCGGACGCTAGTGACGCGGGCGCTGAAGGGACTCGAGGACGCGATCTCCGTCTCGGTCGTCGATCCCTACCGCGACGAGGACGGCTGGCAGTTCACCCCCGAGAAGGCGGGCTGTACGCCGGATCACGTCCACGGAGCGGATTTCCTCCGGGAGTTGTACGTGCGCGCGGATCCGGACGCGACCTGTCGCGTGACGGTGCCGGTGCTCTGGGACAAACAGGAGGACACCATCGTCAACAACGAGTCCGAAGAGATCATGCGGATGCTCGACACTGAGTTCCACGAGACCGCTTCGCGAGACGTGGACCTCTACCCCGAGGGCTATCGAGACGAGGTCGACCGGATCATCGACGAGATCTACGAGCCGATCAACAACGGCGTCTATCGTGCGGGCTTCGCGACGAAACAGGAGCCCTACGACGAGGCAGTCGACGACCTCTTCGCGGCGCTCGATCACTGGGACGAGGTGCTGGCAGACCAGCGCTATCTCGCCGGTGATCGGCTTACTGAGGCCGATATCGCGATGTTCACGACGCTCGTCCGATTTGACAACGTCTACCATACGCACTTCATGTGTAACGTCCAGTACGTTCGCGAGTACGACAACCTCTGGCCGTACCTTCGCGACCTCTACGGGACGTCAGGCGTCGCTCAAACGGTAAACATGGATCATATCAAGGAACACTACTACACGACCCACCCCGACGTGAACCCCCACGGAATCGTCGCCCGCGGACCCGCCCTCGAGTTCGAGGCACCCCACGACCGCGACGAGCTGCCGGGCGGCCCGCCGTCCGACCTCGTCGCGGCCGCGAACGCCGACGACTAG
- a CDS encoding NAD(P)-dependent oxidoreductase: protein MTNIAITGAAGNVGREAIDAFPDDHDLTLFSHSETEDLDATPLEITDREAFVDALEGQDVLIHLAANASPRASWDEVRGPNVDGLCNAFEAAVENDLKRVVFASSNHAVNMRNTVSAIRPESTVGSPEIVRPSDSTDPDTFYGVTKVFGEAMGSYYAKRHGFEVVNLRIGWLLTRDELRQECDERDGAGERYARAMWLSPDDCRRLLDAAATATLPESPLITHGISDNSERFLSLAETMQALEYRPQDDAEAVLSDESDGHDGLETT, encoded by the coding sequence ATGACGAACATCGCGATCACCGGTGCGGCGGGGAACGTCGGCCGGGAAGCCATCGACGCGTTTCCGGACGACCACGATCTCACGCTCTTTTCCCACAGCGAGACCGAGGATCTGGACGCGACACCCCTCGAGATCACCGACCGCGAGGCGTTCGTCGACGCGCTCGAGGGCCAGGACGTGCTGATCCACCTCGCGGCCAACGCCTCGCCGCGTGCGTCGTGGGACGAGGTGCGCGGGCCGAACGTCGACGGCCTCTGCAACGCCTTCGAGGCCGCAGTCGAGAACGACCTCAAGCGGGTGGTCTTCGCGAGTTCGAACCACGCGGTCAACATGCGAAACACCGTCTCGGCGATCCGGCCCGAGTCGACGGTCGGGAGCCCCGAGATCGTCCGGCCGAGCGATTCGACCGATCCGGACACCTTCTACGGCGTCACGAAGGTCTTCGGCGAGGCGATGGGGTCGTACTACGCCAAGCGACACGGGTTCGAGGTGGTAAACCTCCGGATCGGCTGGCTGCTCACCCGCGACGAACTCCGCCAGGAGTGCGACGAACGCGACGGTGCCGGCGAGCGCTACGCCCGCGCGATGTGGCTAAGCCCCGACGACTGTCGGCGGCTGCTCGACGCTGCTGCGACGGCGACGCTCCCGGAGTCTCCCCTGATCACCCACGGGATCTCCGACAACTCGGAGCGGTTCCTCTCGCTCGCAGAGACCATGCAGGCCCTCGAGTACCGGCCACAAGACGACGCTGAGGCGGTCCTGAGCGACGAGTCGGACGGCCATGACGGACTCGAGACGACGTGA
- a CDS encoding mechanosensitive ion channel family protein yields the protein MFELLTELDWLSEAIPTTELKLAVSLAAVGTVIAVLLSYRRLHAWLCERARPLYADIVSMSLLIVSCLASIAVMTGVWGRTDEIQRLYLDLGLSSDAVARALFSFLLLVVTVIVTRFVARLIEEVFNSSTAVTAHQRKVTHRLSQVIIWSVSIVVVLGIWIEDLGSLLVGAGFLGIVLGMAARQTLGTMLSGFVLMFARPFEIGDWIEVEDNEGIVTDISIVNTQLRSFDGEYIMIPNDVIASSMVTNRSKRGRLRLEVEVGVDYGTDVERAADLAENAIDEVDEAIAAPSPQVVGKSFGDSAVVLGVRFWIDKPSARRHWKARTAAINAIKRAFEAEDIKIPYPQRELSGRAETGGFRIADESEATPAAKNATAENATADDNAREQQMTTPEEN from the coding sequence ATGTTCGAACTACTGACGGAGCTCGACTGGCTGTCGGAGGCGATTCCGACGACCGAGCTCAAACTCGCGGTGTCTCTCGCGGCGGTCGGGACCGTGATCGCCGTGCTTCTCTCCTACCGTCGGCTCCACGCGTGGCTCTGCGAGCGGGCGAGGCCGCTGTACGCGGACATCGTCTCGATGTCGCTGCTCATCGTCAGTTGCCTCGCGAGTATCGCCGTTATGACCGGCGTCTGGGGCCGCACAGACGAGATTCAGCGGCTCTATTTGGATCTCGGTTTGAGCAGCGACGCCGTGGCGCGTGCACTCTTTTCGTTTCTCCTGCTCGTCGTGACGGTCATCGTCACCCGGTTCGTCGCCCGGCTGATCGAGGAGGTCTTCAACTCGTCGACGGCAGTGACGGCCCACCAGCGCAAGGTGACACACCGACTCTCGCAGGTGATCATCTGGTCCGTCTCGATCGTGGTCGTTCTGGGTATCTGGATCGAGGATCTCGGTAGCCTGCTGGTCGGAGCCGGCTTCCTCGGGATCGTCCTCGGGATGGCCGCCCGCCAGACCCTCGGGACGATGCTCTCGGGGTTCGTCCTGATGTTCGCCCGCCCCTTCGAAATCGGCGACTGGATCGAAGTCGAAGACAACGAGGGGATCGTCACCGACATCTCGATCGTGAACACCCAGCTCCGGTCGTTCGACGGCGAGTACATCATGATCCCGAACGACGTCATCGCCTCGAGTATGGTGACGAACCGCTCGAAGCGAGGTCGCCTGCGACTCGAGGTCGAGGTCGGGGTCGACTACGGGACCGACGTCGAACGCGCCGCCGACCTCGCGGAAAACGCGATCGACGAGGTCGACGAGGCGATCGCCGCGCCGTCGCCGCAGGTCGTCGGGAAGTCCTTCGGGGACTCGGCAGTCGTGCTCGGCGTCCGGTTCTGGATCGACAAGCCGAGCGCCAGACGCCACTGGAAGGCCCGGACCGCCGCGATCAACGCCATCAAGCGGGCGTTCGAGGCCGAGGACATCAAGATCCCGTACCCGCAACGCGAACTCTCGGGGCGCGCCGAAACCGGCGGCTTCCGGATCGCCGACGAGAGCGAGGCGACGCCCGCCGCGAAGAACGCGACGGCTGAGAACGCGACGGCTGACGACAACGCGCGCGAACAACAGATGACGACACCGGAGGAGAACTAG
- a CDS encoding TrkA family potassium uptake protein, whose translation MRFVIVGYGRVGSRTATILAEEGHEVRIVDENTDRIERATTDGFETVHGDGADEDVLVDAGIETADAIGAFTPDLNVNFSACMVGTHHGCRTVLRIDEDYREDIYEKYAEEVDEIIYPERLGAAGAKTALLGGDFNVVADLAENLQLTVLEIRDGSPAVGKRMSELELPESARIYAHGRARESLTIPLPGTELEAGDEVAVITDADRAEEVRSTLSPANA comes from the coding sequence ATGAGGTTTGTCATCGTGGGATACGGTCGGGTCGGGTCGCGGACGGCGACGATCCTCGCGGAGGAAGGCCACGAGGTCCGCATCGTCGATGAGAACACGGACCGGATCGAACGCGCCACTACTGACGGGTTCGAGACGGTACACGGCGACGGCGCTGACGAAGACGTCCTCGTCGACGCAGGGATCGAAACCGCGGATGCGATCGGCGCGTTCACGCCCGATCTCAACGTTAACTTCTCCGCGTGTATGGTCGGCACCCACCACGGCTGTCGGACCGTTCTCCGGATCGACGAGGACTACCGCGAGGACATCTACGAGAAGTACGCCGAGGAGGTCGACGAGATCATCTACCCCGAACGGCTCGGTGCTGCGGGCGCGAAGACCGCCCTGCTCGGGGGTGACTTCAACGTCGTCGCCGATCTCGCCGAGAACCTCCAGTTGACCGTCCTCGAGATTCGGGACGGATCGCCGGCGGTCGGCAAACGAATGAGCGAACTCGAGTTGCCCGAGTCCGCGCGGATCTACGCCCACGGCCGCGCTCGGGAGTCGCTGACGATCCCGCTCCCGGGGACCGAACTCGAGGCCGGAGACGAGGTCGCGGTCATCACCGATGCGGATCGCGCCGAGGAGGTTCGGTCGACGTTGTCGCCCGCAAACGCATAG